From one Microbacterium aurum genomic stretch:
- a CDS encoding fumarylacetoacetate hydrolase family protein, producing the protein MDSFAIASLELDGVEIPVVVAGDDVYDIRDVLPAVHRTGDLFTEWDANLDRIAEHIVDGAQPLGSFEALRTSVAARVLPPVQPVGQVIAAGANYREHIIQMSVAHGLGSDGASPELLRDEAAAEIDERVRSGDPYVWTGIPSAVSGAYDDIPLPDVGTDVDWELELGVVIGRTAHRVSVDDALDYVAGYTIVNDLTARSLVPRNDMAKIGTDWFRAKNQPGFFPTGPLLVPARFLPDPTAFQMLLTLNGQVMQDATTDDLAFDVPALLSYASSVAILQPGDILITGSPAGNGSHWKRFLRGGDLVESTISGLGGQRNLVRSPSGVLPPWQAGRP; encoded by the coding sequence GTGGATTCCTTCGCCATCGCCTCCCTCGAGCTAGACGGAGTCGAGATCCCCGTCGTCGTCGCCGGTGACGACGTTTACGACATCCGTGATGTACTGCCCGCGGTCCATCGAACCGGTGACCTGTTCACCGAGTGGGACGCGAACCTGGACCGGATTGCGGAGCACATCGTCGACGGAGCGCAGCCTCTGGGCTCCTTCGAAGCACTGCGGACGTCAGTCGCCGCACGCGTGCTGCCCCCCGTGCAGCCGGTCGGCCAGGTCATCGCCGCCGGCGCGAATTACCGCGAGCACATCATCCAGATGAGCGTCGCTCACGGCCTCGGCTCCGACGGCGCCTCGCCCGAACTGCTGCGAGACGAAGCGGCGGCGGAAATCGACGAGCGGGTTCGCTCCGGTGATCCGTACGTCTGGACCGGTATCCCCTCGGCCGTCTCGGGTGCGTACGACGACATCCCGCTGCCCGACGTGGGGACAGACGTCGACTGGGAACTCGAGCTCGGCGTGGTGATCGGCCGCACGGCCCACCGCGTGTCGGTCGACGACGCCCTCGACTACGTGGCCGGCTACACGATCGTGAACGACCTGACTGCCCGATCGCTCGTGCCGCGCAACGACATGGCGAAGATCGGCACGGACTGGTTCCGCGCCAAGAATCAGCCCGGATTCTTCCCCACCGGTCCGTTGCTCGTGCCCGCGCGGTTCCTGCCCGACCCGACGGCGTTCCAGATGCTACTCACGCTGAACGGGCAGGTGATGCAGGATGCCACCACCGACGATCTCGCATTCGACGTGCCCGCTCTGCTGAGCTACGCGTCGTCGGTCGCGATCCTGCAGCCGGGCGACATCCTCATCACCGGGTCACCCGCGGGAAACGGCTCGCACTGGAAGCGATTCCTGCGAGGCGGTGACCTCGTGGAGTCGACGATCTCGGGCCTCGGAGGCCAGCGCAACCTCGTGCGCAGTCCGAGCGGCGTGCTTCCCCCGTGGCAGGCTGGCCGGCCATGA
- a CDS encoding ABC transporter substrate-binding protein, whose translation MTLRQSQFVPPVPLIVARECGLLAGIGLETSRTTGSPAQLTGLLAGDIDIAITSIDNLYAWTAAGADLRLVAQVEATTPLGVYARPAADRLTDLGGSRFAVDAATNGFSLVARYLLGREGVTVDYIEVGGVKERLDSLLAGDVAATLLGPPFDAAARDAGATLLATVAETLPAFPGQGLMVPSELIGSDELTAYLHALGLAVDAGERMTHAEGEGLLERAGFGAAAAATWATRPRTLEVDPDGLTLLAEIRSHLGLMPPGIRLEDLYDPAPLRLAASRLPTR comes from the coding sequence ATGACCCTCCGACAGAGCCAGTTCGTGCCGCCGGTGCCGCTCATCGTCGCGCGAGAGTGCGGACTACTCGCCGGCATCGGCCTCGAAACGAGCCGCACCACGGGGAGCCCCGCGCAGCTCACTGGGCTGCTCGCGGGCGACATCGACATCGCGATCACCTCCATCGACAACCTGTACGCGTGGACTGCCGCCGGAGCCGACCTGCGGCTCGTGGCGCAGGTGGAGGCGACCACCCCGCTCGGCGTCTACGCGAGACCCGCGGCGGATCGACTCACGGATCTCGGGGGAAGCCGGTTCGCGGTGGATGCCGCCACCAATGGCTTCTCGCTCGTGGCACGGTACCTGCTCGGCCGCGAAGGCGTCACCGTCGACTACATCGAGGTCGGCGGTGTCAAAGAACGTCTCGACTCGCTGCTCGCCGGCGATGTGGCCGCCACCCTGCTCGGGCCGCCGTTCGATGCGGCGGCGCGGGACGCGGGGGCGACGCTGCTGGCGACGGTGGCCGAGACGCTGCCCGCATTTCCCGGGCAGGGACTCATGGTGCCATCTGAGCTCATCGGCTCGGACGAACTCACGGCCTACCTGCACGCGCTCGGTCTGGCTGTGGACGCCGGGGAGCGAATGACGCATGCCGAGGGCGAGGGACTGCTCGAGCGCGCCGGCTTCGGCGCGGCAGCCGCGGCGACCTGGGCGACCCGCCCGCGTACGCTGGAAGTCGATCCCGACGGGCTGACCCTGCTTGCCGAGATCCGGTCCCATCTCGGGCTCATGCCGCCCGGCATCCGGCTCGAAGATCTTTACGACCCCGCACCGCTGCGCCTGGCGGCGTCACGTCTTCCGACTCGATGA
- a CDS encoding helix-turn-helix domain-containing protein, translating into MSHLTALDTRRVAPSDRPDYWSTGIAERFFPMQVDTSASPSFDARLVSGAVGPIAVGAIQGRPHRVVRTQKMIAVADPESILLYLLMRGSVRLEQDERSCLLRPGDMACHDTSKPSTFEGQEAFEVLIFSVPRWFIGVRAESIARRSATRPARAGASLAGLAAPFLAGIARTAVEGDGLSGIESEGAAEMILPLLRNVFGEETPSETLAPSSALLARMQRYAIEHLHEPDLGPERLAGAHFVSTRYVHKLFAASGTGVSEWIRDRRLEGATAELRESPGTAIAVVAARWGYRNPASFSRAFRDRYGCAPRELRGMRQSA; encoded by the coding sequence ATGTCCCACCTGACCGCGCTCGACACCCGCCGTGTCGCGCCCTCGGATCGCCCGGACTACTGGTCTACCGGGATCGCCGAGCGCTTCTTCCCCATGCAGGTCGACACGAGTGCCAGCCCGTCGTTCGACGCGCGCCTCGTGTCCGGCGCGGTCGGCCCCATCGCCGTGGGCGCGATCCAAGGTCGCCCGCACCGGGTCGTGCGCACACAGAAGATGATCGCCGTCGCAGACCCGGAGAGCATCCTGCTCTACCTCCTCATGCGGGGAAGCGTCCGCCTCGAGCAGGACGAGCGCAGTTGCCTGCTGCGCCCGGGAGACATGGCCTGTCACGACACCTCGAAGCCCTCCACCTTCGAGGGACAGGAAGCATTCGAGGTGCTCATCTTCAGCGTCCCACGCTGGTTCATCGGGGTGCGCGCGGAGAGCATCGCGCGCCGCAGCGCCACGCGCCCCGCACGTGCGGGCGCGTCACTCGCCGGTCTCGCCGCCCCGTTCCTCGCCGGGATCGCCCGCACGGCCGTCGAGGGCGATGGGCTCTCCGGCATCGAGTCCGAGGGCGCAGCGGAGATGATCCTGCCGCTGCTGCGCAATGTCTTCGGGGAAGAGACGCCCTCCGAGACGCTTGCACCGTCGAGTGCGCTCCTGGCCCGCATGCAGCGGTACGCGATCGAGCATCTCCACGAGCCTGATCTCGGACCGGAGCGGCTCGCGGGAGCCCACTTCGTGTCGACGCGATATGTTCACAAGCTGTTCGCGGCCTCGGGCACAGGCGTGTCCGAGTGGATTCGCGATCGCAGGCTGGAGGGAGCCACCGCCGAGCTGCGTGAATCGCCCGGCACCGCCATCGCCGTCGTGGCCGCGCGATGGGGGTACCGCAACCCCGCGAGTTTCAGCAGGGCCTTCCGCGACCGGTACGGGTGCGCGCCGCGGGAACTCCGCGGCATGCGCCAGTCCGCCTGA
- a CDS encoding FAD-binding oxidoreductase, with product MSDTTAATRPLPPGVQEAELDDALAAFAEAIGADKVATDAESLQDFQDPFQVPGDATNLPSAVVSPTSVEDVQAVVRIANQFRIPLWPISRGKNNGYGGAAPQVRGSVMLSFRNMNKVLEINEELGYAIVEPGVSWFDLHDAIEAGGHDLVASIVDIGWGGVVSNTLEHGLTYMPYSIDQAAHCGFEVVLPDGDLMRTGSGAMDDNPTWPLYKRGLGPTSTEMFMQSNFGIVTKMGYWLMPKPEVYMPLWLRLWDDAQMPAVVDALRELMLAGTIDMRPQLSNTLCIASMLTARSDWYDGEGPVPDAIIETIGKELGIGRWMMRFALYGDEAIVDHNFAKLKARFLQIPGVELWGEKHAADAWETLPNPHERVQIGVPSLDLYKMAGWSGGEEGGHVDFSPVIPLTSQHAKAAQDLLSSMCAEAGLDYLGGMLPINARATTFINVIPFDTKNPAQVDKAYSVAKRMVAEAGKRGYGEYRAHLSFMDLAADQFGFNDHALRRFNETIKDTLDPNGVIAPGKSGIWGTRMRHAGFPQS from the coding sequence ATGAGCGACACCACTGCGGCCACCCGGCCGCTCCCGCCCGGCGTCCAGGAAGCTGAGCTCGACGACGCGCTTGCGGCGTTCGCCGAGGCGATCGGCGCTGACAAGGTCGCCACCGACGCCGAATCTCTGCAGGACTTCCAGGACCCGTTCCAGGTGCCCGGCGACGCCACCAACCTGCCGTCGGCAGTCGTCAGCCCCACCAGCGTCGAGGACGTGCAGGCGGTCGTCCGCATCGCCAACCAGTTCCGCATCCCGCTGTGGCCTATCAGCCGTGGTAAGAACAACGGCTACGGCGGCGCCGCACCGCAGGTGCGGGGCTCGGTCATGCTGTCATTCCGCAACATGAACAAGGTCCTCGAGATCAACGAGGAGCTCGGCTACGCCATCGTCGAACCGGGCGTAAGCTGGTTCGATCTGCACGACGCGATCGAGGCCGGAGGTCATGACCTGGTCGCCTCGATCGTCGACATCGGCTGGGGCGGCGTCGTCTCCAACACGCTCGAACACGGCCTCACCTACATGCCGTACTCCATCGACCAGGCCGCGCACTGCGGGTTCGAGGTGGTGCTGCCCGATGGTGACCTGATGCGCACCGGCTCCGGCGCCATGGACGACAACCCCACCTGGCCGCTGTACAAGCGCGGTCTGGGCCCGACGTCCACCGAGATGTTCATGCAGTCCAACTTCGGCATCGTCACAAAGATGGGCTACTGGCTCATGCCGAAGCCCGAGGTCTACATGCCGCTCTGGCTGCGGCTGTGGGACGACGCGCAGATGCCGGCCGTGGTCGACGCGCTGCGCGAGCTGATGCTTGCCGGAACGATCGACATGCGCCCTCAGCTGTCGAACACACTGTGCATCGCGTCCATGCTCACCGCTCGCTCCGACTGGTACGACGGAGAGGGCCCCGTGCCCGACGCAATCATCGAGACCATCGGCAAGGAACTCGGCATCGGACGCTGGATGATGCGATTCGCGCTGTACGGCGACGAAGCGATCGTCGATCATAATTTCGCGAAGCTGAAGGCGCGGTTCCTGCAGATCCCCGGTGTCGAGCTGTGGGGCGAGAAGCACGCGGCAGACGCCTGGGAGACGCTCCCGAACCCGCACGAGCGCGTGCAGATTGGCGTGCCGAGCCTCGATCTGTACAAGATGGCCGGCTGGTCGGGCGGCGAGGAAGGCGGTCACGTCGACTTCTCGCCGGTCATTCCGCTGACCTCTCAGCACGCGAAGGCGGCGCAGGACCTGCTCTCCTCGATGTGCGCCGAAGCGGGCCTGGACTACCTCGGCGGGATGCTGCCGATCAACGCGCGGGCGACGACCTTCATCAACGTCATCCCCTTCGACACGAAGAATCCGGCGCAGGTCGACAAGGCCTACAGCGTGGCCAAGCGCATGGTCGCTGAGGCAGGCAAGCGCGGCTACGGCGAGTACCGCGCCCACCTGTCCTTCATGGATCTCGCGGCAGACCAGTTCGGCTTCAACGACCACGCCCTCCGACGCTTCAACGAGACGATCAAGGACACACTCGACCCGAATGGCGTCATCGCCCCGGGCAAGTCCGGCATCTGGGGCACCCGGATGCGTCACGCCGGCTTCCCGCAGTCCTGA